In Setaria italica strain Yugu1 chromosome I, Setaria_italica_v2.0, whole genome shotgun sequence, the genomic window caccAAAACACACATGATGCCTACAGCACCCAAAGTTGATGCACTAAGTAAATGCTACCAATCCAGATGAATAGCTTCTACTTCTGTATATGAAAAGCAAAGCAACCCAGTAGCTTCTGGTTctcataaaaaaaaataggtgaATGCATTTTCTGGTGCAGTACAAACAAGTAGAACCGATAGCCTAGGAAACGATACCACTAAGAACAATCACCAGAGAGAAGTGGCTTCGGATCACATATCAAATCTAACATCCCATTTCCCATCCATGTAAGCATTCAGTGTCCAGTTGTTTTCTCTAAGCTGGAGATAAGGCACCTGCAGTCAAATAAtatgcttttttaaaaaaatctcaacaagGCGCAAAGTCAATCTTCTAGTCCCCCACCCCCCCTGAGAAAAATTTTCATCTTAGCCACAAATCAtgccttttaaaaaaaaattgctcaTAAGAGCATAGAGCTTACAATTAGAACATCAAAAATAGATAGCTGCAGGGGAAAAAATGGCTCATGCCATGATGTGCCAACAGACCTGACTAGAAGGCCCAGCAGGTGTTAAAACAGCACATCCACTAACTTGTAATCAGGACGATATGCTTGTATTCCTCAAAGGTTTCTTCAATAAACATATGGCAACCTGACTGGTAACAAACAGCAGATCCCTaatgtttgcttatttttacAGGAACTGCTCTGCAGTCTAGTGCAGACAGAAAATCGGGTAGCTACAGTTCTGGGAGATTGTTACAAACTAAAAAGTAATTGAGACAGAACAATAGTCTTATCTTATGGGGCCATGTTCATAGGCAGAGAAGATCTCAAGGGATCTGCGCGAGTAGACAATTCACTCAGCTTGTGAGTATTTGTGAATTTAGAACACTGGATTTGTTTGCATTTATCTTTTAGCACCCCATTTTGAATACACCTATGCACTGTACTCTGTGCATAAAAGATGATTGCTAAAAGCAAACGGCTGCTTACTAGGTAGTTTGCAGAGCATTATATTGTGCAACTGATGCATAAATGATGAATGGCTTGGTTACCTTGCCATACAATTCATAGCCAAGTTTGAGCCTGACATCTTGGCCTTTCCTGAAGTCAAGTATGGTCCAGGCCAGTTCGACGGCTCCAGTTCTCTTCCTCTGCAGGACCAAACAAAGAGCATTTAGCAGAGCCCCCGCAAAGACGTCAGTATGTTTTGCGAATGGGAATGGGGGAGTTACCGGGTTGAATTCCGTGTCGGTAAGCAGGCGGGCTTTGAGGTTTAGTCCTAGCAATCCATCTGATGTGAAGGGAAGGGCCTTCTTGGCGCGAAGGTTGTAGGTGAGGCGTTGGCCTTTGTGAAACTGGACGCCGACTCCGATGTTGGCTGCTATCTAGAAGAAATGGCATTTTGTTAACAAAACCATGCGAGCAGAAGTTGTAAAAGATGGAATGCTTGGGTGAGCGACCTCACCTGGGGGTAGAATTGCCTGACAAAGAGAGCGAGGTAGCTTGGGGCAGCAGCTCCGGCGTCGATCTCCCCATGAGCCTGACGTGGCGTGGATGAATAAGGAATCAGATGTATCGGATGGTATCGGAGGAAGATGGAATATAATAGGGTGAAGGGGATCTGCCTGCAGTAGGGAGTTGTGGCCGAGGGCAAGCTTCTCCTTGGCGTGGatgcggaggccgccgccgccgcgcaggcgCAGTGAGGTCTCCATAAGTAAGGCGGCCTGAGGAGGGAGTGGGAGAGGGAGACGGCTGACGGCGAGGACtgcggaggagaggagacgactggcggcggcgggatgcgaTGCTGGCTGGTGGCTGCTGCCTCCGGTCACTCCGGTGGTGGGTCTCCGGGATAAGGACGACGACGAAGCGGAGACATTGGGCCCGCCCAGGCCGGGGCCCATCACATATGGACTGTGGTCGCATGCAGCAGCAGTCATTGGGCTGGCTGGACTGGGCCTGCCTACTCCCTCGGAAAACGACTGTGTGGGCCGGCCGGCAGTGGGCCAGTGGCCTCGTTTTGGTAGTTGCATCCGTTTTCTTTCTTCTTGCGTTTCTTTCcggaagagaggagggaggtgtttttctttttaatttgaaAAAACAATACTACCACtgtttttttaaaaggaaaaaaaggaaaaacttaCTACTTGTGGTCCTACTAGTGTAGCGGAGCGGAGTAGCAGGGAAGAAGGTCAGTCAGGTAGCTTCGCTATAAAGCCAGGCAGGCAAGCAATGAGTCATATCCATACCCGGCGGCCGACCTACCGCCACGTAAATAACGTACCCAGGACGAGGGAACTCTGGTTTTCTTGTGTTtggtgacacccaccaaccatgCCATGTTTGCATTTAAAACCTATTTCTCTTCTCCTGCTACTCATATtccttggaaaaaaaaaagtagttaGGAGGAGAATGTAGCAAAATTCCGTGAAGAGCTACTTCTACTGGtggagtgtttggatacacctcctaaagtttagtacccgttacattggatgtttggatactaattaggagtattaaacatagactatttacaaaacccattgcacagatggagtctgattcgcgagacaaatacctaattagtccatgatttgacaatgtgctgctacagtaaacatgtgctaatcatggattaattaggctcaatagattcgtctcgcgaattagtataggggttagctcatgtttagtccttctaattagcatccgaacattcgatgtgatacttttaaactttagcacctcgtatccaaatacCTCTAAGTTAGACAGGATCGGATCACATAGAACTTGAACAAGACCTAAGTCCACACTGCTTgttgcatgcaatgcaatggaAAATGTAATGGGAATGGGAATGGAATCTGTACTACTGCACTCCAGCAGTGGGCAGTGCACAGCACCTATCTCTTTTCTTTCTCACCACAAAAAGGAGAAGCCGGTACTCATGCAATTTGTTTGATACAGGAGTATAATAACGTTATATAAAGGACGGAAACAAGAgggaaaataataataataataattaggGAAAAATTAGTAATGCATTTCGAATTTTGTTGCTTGCaattgaaagaaagaaagaaagaaattgagCGTTGGGGGGAAAGG contains:
- the LOC101764926 gene encoding outer envelope pore protein 21, chloroplastic, which produces METSLRLRGGGGLRIHAKEKLALGHNSLLQAHGEIDAGAAAPSYLALFVRQFYPQIAANIGVGVQFHKGQRLTYNLRAKKALPFTSDGLLGLNLKARLLTDTEFNPRKRTGAVELAWTILDFRKGQDVRLKLGYELYGKVPYLQLRENNWTLNAYMDGKWDVRFDM